Proteins found in one Corynebacterium canis genomic segment:
- a CDS encoding DUF2871 domain-containing protein, producing the protein MKKLYTAAASYAVLGLVSGVFYREFGRLNDYFGPTRLSTLHTHLLVLGMFFFLIALALNAAFRLDADKRFNAFFWTYNVGVLWTTTMMIFRGVNEVIEPGYVLPAALAGISGLGHIILTVGIVLFFMVLGKQTSKVQRAS; encoded by the coding sequence ATGAAAAAGTTGTATACAGCAGCGGCGAGTTACGCCGTGCTTGGTTTGGTGTCCGGCGTGTTCTACCGCGAGTTTGGTCGATTGAATGATTACTTCGGTCCGACGCGGTTGTCGACGCTGCACACGCACCTTTTGGTCCTCGGCATGTTCTTTTTCCTGATCGCACTGGCGCTCAACGCGGCTTTTCGCTTAGATGCTGATAAGCGATTCAACGCGTTTTTCTGGACGTACAACGTTGGTGTGCTGTGGACAACCACAATGATGATCTTCCGTGGCGTCAATGAAGTTATCGAACCAGGCTATGTTCTCCCGGCTGCGTTAGCTGGCATCTCTGGGCTCGGCCACATCATCCTCACGGTGGGGATCGTTCTTTTCTTTATGGTGCTAGGCAAGCAAACCTCGAAGGTGCAGCGGGCGTCGTAA
- a CDS encoding VOC family protein, protein MAGHSFDSAIPVVAVSNYAASRSWYVNLLGEPAVEPETGTGEWAIGSSWLQVTEDPQRAGHSIAILGSTDVEEQVAACLAAGCSVSPIQDYGFIKLAELSDPDNNKLQIVQEIEGS, encoded by the coding sequence ATGGCTGGCCATAGCTTTGACAGTGCAATTCCGGTGGTCGCTGTGTCGAACTACGCAGCATCGCGCAGTTGGTACGTAAACCTTCTGGGCGAACCTGCTGTCGAACCGGAGACTGGAACGGGAGAGTGGGCGATCGGCTCGTCTTGGTTGCAAGTAACCGAGGACCCGCAAAGGGCGGGGCATTCAATCGCTATTCTTGGGTCGACGGATGTCGAAGAGCAGGTTGCGGCATGCTTAGCAGCTGGGTGCAGCGTGTCACCGATCCAAGATTATGGATTCATCAAGCTCGCTGAACTTTCCGACCCTGATAACAACAAGCTTCAGATCGTCCAAGAAATCGAAGGAAGCTAG
- a CDS encoding ABC transporter ATP-binding protein: protein MVAKTATPSRLKASGISLGYQERVIARDVSIEIPNAAITSIIGANGCGKSTLLRGLSKLLLPSTGTVTLDGKDLRDYRQRDFAKLVSMLPQSPITPPGVTVADLVARGRHPHQSWLQQWSSAHSTATTRAMEMTGILDLKDREVDQLSGGQRQRVWISMVLAQDTDIILLDEPTTYLDLAHSIEVLDLVSCLNRCHGKTVVMVLHDLNLAARYSDQLVLMKNGEIIATGSPADILTPEYLEEAYGLKSRVITDPCAEGPLVVPELSKHRSH, encoded by the coding sequence TTGGTAGCTAAAACTGCAACACCATCTCGGCTTAAAGCCAGCGGCATCAGCCTGGGTTACCAGGAACGAGTCATTGCGCGTGATGTCAGTATTGAAATCCCAAATGCTGCAATTACCTCCATCATTGGCGCTAATGGCTGCGGAAAATCTACTTTATTAAGAGGACTTTCCAAACTCTTGCTCCCTAGCACTGGCACGGTGACGTTAGATGGTAAGGACCTAAGAGACTACCGACAGCGAGATTTCGCAAAATTGGTCTCGATGCTGCCACAGTCTCCTATCACCCCACCTGGGGTGACTGTGGCAGATTTGGTCGCGCGAGGCAGGCATCCGCATCAAAGCTGGTTGCAGCAATGGTCGAGTGCGCACTCGACTGCAACCACCCGCGCCATGGAGATGACCGGCATCCTAGATTTAAAGGACCGCGAGGTTGATCAACTGTCTGGTGGACAGCGCCAACGTGTGTGGATCTCTATGGTGCTTGCCCAAGATACCGACATTATTTTGCTGGACGAGCCGACGACCTACCTAGATTTAGCGCATTCCATTGAGGTATTGGATCTTGTAAGTTGCTTGAACCGGTGCCACGGCAAAACCGTAGTCATGGTGTTGCATGACCTGAATCTAGCCGCACGTTACTCCGACCAACTAGTGCTTATGAAAAACGGAGAAATTATTGCAACTGGTTCCCCGGCGGACATCCTCACTCCGGAATATCTCGAAGAGGCATACGGATTAAAGTCTCGGGTCATTACGGATCCGTGCGCTGAGGGGCCGTTGGTAGTACCAGAGCTGAGCAAACATCGCAGCCATTAG
- a CDS encoding iron-siderophore ABC transporter substrate-binding protein, with protein MSQPITRRGFLGLALAAGAATLAACTSSSDSSSDSTSATSSSAEATSGNDASRVVVLNTGQLDNMLLLGILPVGAAKAKGADLIPEFISERFGSEFDLSTIKDCGVRANPDMEAIAALKPTLICANDRTDEAILEQLRKIATVVTGSGGGENWKEDFVTIADAVGKKSDAETLLKEFEESCKTWGESLGDKAPTVSFLRTKDDAFQIFGAQSMAGIVAADCLLNRPESQQFTDKAGKELSAEQLEEADADWLFYAVQDGANDPTTTSTWSTLKAVQDKHVVEVDYDAWYVNASYLSATIIRDGLKEHIGS; from the coding sequence ATGAGCCAACCCATCACCCGCCGCGGATTCCTTGGCCTAGCCCTCGCCGCGGGTGCCGCTACGTTGGCTGCCTGCACCTCAAGCTCGGACTCTTCCTCTGATTCCACTTCGGCAACTAGTAGCAGTGCAGAAGCAACCTCCGGTAATGACGCTTCTCGGGTGGTTGTGCTCAACACCGGCCAACTGGATAACATGCTGCTCCTAGGGATTTTGCCGGTGGGTGCAGCCAAAGCTAAAGGCGCAGACCTGATTCCCGAGTTCATTTCCGAACGATTTGGTTCCGAATTTGATCTGAGTACCATCAAGGACTGCGGGGTGCGCGCCAATCCCGACATGGAGGCAATTGCGGCCCTGAAACCCACGCTCATTTGCGCTAATGACCGCACTGATGAAGCTATATTGGAACAGCTACGCAAGATAGCTACGGTGGTTACTGGTTCCGGCGGTGGCGAAAACTGGAAAGAAGACTTTGTTACCATTGCCGACGCCGTGGGCAAAAAGTCTGACGCGGAAACTCTGCTCAAGGAATTTGAAGAGTCCTGTAAAACATGGGGCGAATCCTTGGGAGATAAAGCGCCCACCGTCTCCTTCCTGCGCACTAAAGATGATGCCTTCCAGATCTTTGGTGCACAATCCATGGCTGGGATTGTCGCTGCGGATTGTCTTCTGAATCGGCCAGAAAGCCAACAATTTACCGATAAAGCCGGTAAAGAGCTTTCTGCCGAACAACTTGAAGAAGCCGATGCAGATTGGTTGTTCTATGCAGTTCAAGACGGTGCCAATGATCCCACCACAACCTCCACATGGAGCACCCTGAAGGCGGTGCAAGACAAACACGTCGTCGAGGTTGACTACGATGCTTGGTACGTCAATGCATCCTACCTGTCTGCTACCATCATCCGCGATGGCCTGAAAGAGCACATTGGTAGCTAA
- a CDS encoding FecCD family ABC transporter permease yields MNLKMKQRASLPMSSLGQLQAGTVSLLVHKRSAIATVLVLFICVLVWLASLALGEYALTISQVVTVLFGGGLDIERTVVIDWRLARSVVALAVGAALGLSGAITQIIARNGLASPDILGISRGASTVAVSLMVFSGGATSTIMSTIGLPFAAMFGGLLTACLIWLLSHRSGSDMFRLLLIGIGVNAALQALITYMMATTDLNTAAAAKVWMIGTVNGRSFEHLWPTLCLLVIALIMLLRLSIYLPAIALGPDAAQGLGVPLKKVNITLLIISVALASVTVSAVGPVGFVAFVAPQIAARIAGVGAPPIVLSAAMGAVLLSSADLAARMAFPWEVPVGIVTAAIGGPFLIWLLLRTSRAKAK; encoded by the coding sequence GTGAACCTAAAAATGAAACAACGAGCATCGTTGCCCATGTCGTCACTGGGGCAACTTCAAGCAGGCACAGTATCTTTGCTTGTCCATAAACGTTCGGCCATCGCCACTGTCTTGGTTCTTTTCATCTGTGTTTTGGTGTGGCTAGCAAGTTTAGCGTTGGGGGAATACGCCCTCACTATTTCTCAAGTAGTTACTGTGCTGTTTGGTGGCGGTTTGGACATAGAACGAACCGTGGTTATCGACTGGCGGTTAGCAAGGTCAGTCGTGGCTCTTGCGGTTGGTGCTGCACTCGGGTTGTCTGGTGCTATCACCCAGATCATCGCCAGAAATGGGCTTGCCAGTCCCGATATTTTAGGTATCAGCCGAGGTGCGTCCACGGTGGCAGTATCGCTTATGGTTTTCAGTGGAGGTGCCACCTCAACGATCATGAGCACTATCGGTCTTCCCTTTGCCGCGATGTTTGGCGGCTTGCTAACCGCTTGCTTGATCTGGCTCTTGTCACATCGTTCCGGCTCAGACATGTTCCGGCTGCTGCTTATTGGCATTGGAGTCAATGCGGCACTGCAAGCGCTGATTACCTACATGATGGCAACGACCGATCTGAATACTGCAGCTGCCGCCAAAGTTTGGATGATCGGTACCGTTAATGGCCGGAGCTTTGAACACCTTTGGCCGACGTTATGCCTGCTAGTAATCGCGCTCATAATGCTGTTAAGGCTGAGCATTTACCTTCCGGCAATAGCCCTTGGCCCCGATGCGGCTCAAGGCTTGGGGGTGCCGCTGAAAAAAGTGAATATCACTTTGTTGATAATCTCTGTCGCTTTAGCTTCCGTGACAGTTTCTGCTGTTGGCCCAGTCGGGTTTGTTGCTTTTGTGGCACCGCAAATCGCGGCACGTATCGCGGGTGTCGGCGCCCCGCCAATCGTGCTGTCTGCGGCGATGGGGGCTGTGCTTTTGTCAAGTGCTGATCTTGCTGCCCGAATGGCGTTCCCTTGGGAAGTGCCTGTTGGCATTGTGACCGCAGCCATAGGTGGTCCATTCTTAATCTGGTTATTGCTGCGAACCAGCCGAGCCAAAGCAAAGTGA